A window from Polynucleobacter sp. MWH-UH25E encodes these proteins:
- a CDS encoding flavin reductase family protein, with the protein MAPFTSQELRKGFASFATGVTVITCVDEEQNPHGITISSFNTVSLEPPLILWSLKKHSRFMPWVEVGKKHLIHVLERSQESLAMHFATVKVNQFDQIGHQRTDSGLTQIKDCVAYYECETVSVHTGGDHNIIVAKVIQLKNHPEKEPLIFASSKFVGLDFSKAKSS; encoded by the coding sequence ATGGCCCCATTTACATCGCAAGAGCTTCGCAAAGGATTCGCATCTTTTGCCACTGGGGTCACTGTCATCACCTGCGTCGATGAAGAGCAAAATCCACACGGCATCACGATTAGCTCATTTAATACCGTCTCCTTAGAACCACCATTAATTCTGTGGAGTCTTAAGAAGCATTCTCGCTTTATGCCCTGGGTCGAAGTTGGCAAAAAGCATTTGATACACGTGTTAGAGCGCTCCCAAGAGTCTCTAGCAATGCACTTCGCAACAGTCAAAGTAAATCAATTTGACCAAATTGGTCATCAACGCACCGATAGTGGCTTAACGCAAATTAAAGACTGTGTAGCCTACTATGAATGCGAAACTGTTTCGGTTCATACGGGTGGCGATCACAACATTATTGTTGCCAAAGTGATTCAATTAAAAAATCATCCTGAAAAAGAACCTCTCATATTTGCAAGCAGCAAATTCGTTGGCTTGGATTTTTCTAAAGCTAAATCTAGCTAA
- a CDS encoding MDR family oxidoreductase — MFKAILINKDDQGYRAELGQADEASLPEGDVRVKVLYSTLNYKDGLAITGKGPVVRSFPMVPGIDFAGEVVESASPDFKAGDMVLLNGWGVGEGHWGGLAQQARVKSEWLIPLPKGFTAKQALAIGTAGYTAMLCVMALLKHGLKPSDGEVLVTGAAGGVGSFAITLLSKLGFTVVASTGRMAEADYLKKLGASEVIDRASLSAPGKPLAKERWAAVLDSVGSHTLANACAQTKSNGAVAACGLAQGMDFPSSVAPFILRGVTLYGINSVTVPREKRIAAYEQLSKLVDLKTLDEISQEITLEESLKYAQELMLGNVRGRLIVDVNR; from the coding sequence ATGTTTAAAGCAATCTTGATTAACAAGGATGACCAAGGATATAGAGCTGAGCTTGGCCAGGCTGATGAAGCCAGTCTTCCAGAGGGTGATGTCAGGGTAAAAGTTCTGTATTCCACCCTTAATTACAAGGATGGTTTGGCTATTACTGGTAAAGGCCCTGTTGTGCGAAGCTTCCCTATGGTTCCTGGGATTGACTTTGCGGGAGAGGTCGTTGAGAGCGCTAGTCCTGACTTCAAGGCAGGCGATATGGTCCTTTTAAATGGTTGGGGAGTCGGAGAAGGTCATTGGGGTGGTTTAGCTCAGCAGGCTCGCGTTAAATCAGAATGGCTTATTCCGTTACCAAAAGGATTTACCGCAAAGCAAGCCCTTGCTATTGGCACTGCTGGATATACCGCCATGCTGTGTGTAATGGCTTTGCTAAAGCATGGACTCAAGCCAAGTGATGGGGAAGTTTTGGTCACCGGTGCAGCGGGTGGCGTCGGCAGCTTTGCAATCACTTTGTTAAGTAAGCTCGGGTTTACGGTAGTTGCTAGTACTGGGCGGATGGCTGAAGCGGATTACTTAAAAAAACTAGGCGCTAGCGAAGTCATTGATCGTGCAAGCTTGTCAGCACCAGGCAAACCTTTAGCTAAAGAGCGTTGGGCTGCGGTACTAGACAGTGTTGGTAGTCATACCCTTGCAAATGCTTGTGCACAAACCAAGAGTAATGGTGCAGTAGCTGCTTGCGGGCTTGCTCAGGGAATGGACTTTCCCTCTAGCGTCGCCCCATTTATTTTGCGAGGTGTAACTCTTTATGGAATTAATAGCGTTACAGTGCCACGTGAAAAACGAATTGCCGCTTATGAGCAGTTAAGTAAATTAGTGGATTTGAAGACGCTTGATGAAATTTCTCAAGAAATTACTTTGGAAGAATCTTTAAAGTATGCGCAGGAGTTGATGCTTGGCAATGTGCGTGGTCGTTTGATTGTGGATGTGAATCGCTAA
- a CDS encoding DUF1289 domain-containing protein, with protein sequence MDNEWRPHLWFAVDYSYSYFLFIALRIVLTPIPSPCVNWCDINPENGYCRGCYRTLSEIADWSELPNDDKLKIWETITARKLQAIE encoded by the coding sequence ATGGATAATGAATGGCGGCCTCATTTGTGGTTTGCTGTTGATTACTCATATTCATATTTCTTGTTTATTGCATTAAGGATCGTATTGACACCGATTCCATCACCCTGCGTTAATTGGTGCGACATTAACCCCGAAAATGGCTATTGTCGCGGCTGTTATCGCACGCTTTCTGAAATCGCAGATTGGTCGGAACTGCCGAATGATGACAAGCTGAAAATTTGGGAGACAATCACTGCTCGAAAGTTACAAGCCATTGAGTGA
- a CDS encoding MBL fold metallo-hydrolase, translating into MSNQQQTTNEAAIHYPLGDLLPPVGQSIEVAPGVRWLRMRLPFALDHINLWLLHDQFNGVEGWTIVDCGIANDETKASWEAIFATQLEGLPVLRVIVTHMHPDHVGLSQWLCEKWNAPLWISMTDYLTAQWLSCKEGGAAVGARAGGGGSADHFQKHGLTAPEDLEKIRARSNYYSNMVPGVPRQYRRILDGECISIGGNDWQVIMGYGHAPEHASLFCKNLKVLISGDMLLPRISTNVSVYDADPDADPLGLYLQSLAKYLPLPDDTLVLPSHGKPFVGIRPRIAQLNAHHDERLADALGACQKPITAREIVPVLFKRELDIHQLTFAMGEAIAHLNYLLRRGKLDRQLCEDGVLRFCAV; encoded by the coding sequence ATGAGTAATCAACAGCAAACCACAAATGAGGCCGCCATTCATTATCCATTAGGCGATCTGCTTCCACCAGTTGGTCAAAGCATCGAGGTTGCCCCTGGAGTTCGTTGGTTGCGCATGCGGCTCCCTTTTGCTTTAGACCATATTAATCTTTGGTTATTGCACGATCAATTCAATGGGGTTGAGGGCTGGACAATTGTGGACTGCGGTATTGCCAATGATGAAACGAAAGCATCGTGGGAGGCTATTTTTGCAACTCAATTAGAGGGCTTGCCAGTATTGCGTGTGATTGTGACGCATATGCACCCAGATCATGTTGGTTTGTCTCAATGGTTATGTGAGAAATGGAATGCTCCTTTGTGGATCTCAATGACCGACTATTTGACGGCGCAATGGTTAAGTTGCAAAGAAGGTGGTGCAGCTGTTGGTGCGCGTGCAGGTGGCGGTGGTTCTGCCGATCATTTTCAAAAGCATGGTTTAACCGCACCAGAGGATCTGGAAAAAATTCGGGCACGATCAAACTACTACAGCAATATGGTTCCTGGTGTGCCCCGCCAATATCGCCGCATCCTTGATGGCGAGTGCATTTCCATTGGCGGAAATGATTGGCAAGTCATTATGGGTTATGGGCATGCGCCAGAGCATGCATCACTATTTTGTAAAAACTTGAAGGTATTGATTTCAGGGGATATGCTGTTGCCGCGGATCTCTACGAACGTCAGCGTTTATGATGCGGACCCCGATGCAGATCCATTGGGCTTGTACCTGCAATCTCTGGCAAAGTATTTGCCTTTACCGGATGACACATTAGTACTGCCATCCCATGGCAAACCTTTTGTTGGAATTAGGCCCAGAATTGCGCAGTTAAATGCTCACCATGATGAGCGCTTGGCCGACGCATTGGGAGCATGCCAAAAGCCAATTACTGCTCGCGAAATTGTTCCAGTGTTATTTAAGCGAGAACTCGATATTCATCAACTCACTTTTGCAATGGGCGAGGCTATTGCTCATCTGAATTACCTACTTCGTCGAGGTAAGTTGGATCGCCAACTTTGCGAGGACGGCGTGTTGCGGTTTTGCGCGGTTTAG
- a CDS encoding PhaM family polyhydroxyalkanoate granule multifunctional regulatory protein: protein MFGTIPEFNQSLEMFKTMWGQGAAGQAGQFPFTTDASKAAGGLGAAFPGMDIEELEKRIKDLKSVENWLNLNLNILKSTIQGLEVQHATMMALKSFGDAVSAASAAATPKSESSESPKTTKAKPRKTATRRPRKVGDPTYLDEVGNSDEQ, encoded by the coding sequence ATGTTTGGAACCATTCCCGAATTCAATCAAAGTCTTGAGATGTTTAAAACCATGTGGGGACAGGGCGCAGCAGGCCAAGCTGGACAGTTTCCTTTCACCACAGATGCCTCAAAAGCGGCTGGTGGCTTAGGAGCCGCCTTTCCAGGCATGGATATCGAGGAACTTGAGAAACGTATCAAGGATCTGAAAAGCGTTGAAAACTGGCTCAATCTCAACCTCAATATTCTGAAGTCGACGATTCAGGGGCTGGAAGTACAGCATGCAACGATGATGGCCCTGAAATCATTTGGGGATGCAGTCTCTGCGGCAAGCGCTGCAGCCACACCCAAATCGGAGTCTAGCGAGAGTCCTAAAACAACAAAAGCTAAACCGCGCAAAACCGCAACACGCCGTCCTCGCAAAGTTGGCGATCCAACTTACCTCGACGAAGTAGGTAATTCAGATGAGCAATAG
- a CDS encoding homocysteine S-methyltransferase family protein, protein MQFNGLSQPYTRGKALPELLKQRILILDGAMGTMIQQYKLTEADYRGLPGNTRFAEHPGDLKGNNELLVLTQPQIISEIHEKYLDAGADIIETNTFGATSVAQEDYKMPGLAREMNEVSAKLARAACDKYSTADKPRFAAGAIGPTPKTASISPDVNDPGARNITFDALRASYREQIEGLFAGGVDLFLVETIFDTLNAKAALFALDEFFEETGERLPVMISGTVTDASGRILSGQTVEAFWNSLRHIKPLTFGLNCALGAALMRPYIAELARICDAAVSCYPNAGLPNPMSDTGFDETPEITSGLVDGFAKDGLVNLVGGCCGTTPDHIRAIANAVAKRKPRVFYREEAEEV, encoded by the coding sequence ATGCAATTTAATGGTTTGTCCCAGCCTTACACCCGTGGCAAGGCGCTTCCTGAGCTTTTAAAGCAGCGCATCCTCATATTGGATGGCGCGATGGGAACCATGATTCAGCAATATAAGTTAACTGAAGCCGATTACCGTGGTTTACCTGGCAATACTCGTTTTGCAGAGCACCCTGGTGATCTCAAGGGAAATAATGAGTTATTGGTACTGACGCAACCTCAAATTATTAGTGAGATTCATGAGAAGTATTTAGATGCGGGCGCCGACATTATTGAAACAAATACTTTTGGCGCAACCTCAGTAGCTCAAGAGGATTACAAAATGCCTGGCCTGGCGCGAGAGATGAATGAAGTCTCAGCAAAACTTGCACGCGCTGCTTGTGATAAATACAGTACCGCGGATAAGCCACGCTTTGCTGCTGGTGCGATTGGCCCAACTCCAAAAACTGCAAGTATTTCTCCTGATGTAAATGATCCAGGCGCTCGCAATATTACTTTTGATGCTTTACGCGCTTCATATCGCGAACAAATCGAAGGACTCTTTGCTGGCGGAGTGGATTTATTTTTAGTTGAAACCATTTTCGATACTCTGAATGCAAAAGCGGCATTGTTTGCGCTTGATGAATTTTTTGAAGAGACAGGCGAGCGTTTGCCAGTCATGATTTCTGGAACGGTAACGGATGCCTCCGGAAGAATTCTTTCTGGGCAAACCGTTGAGGCATTCTGGAATAGTTTGCGCCACATTAAGCCATTGACCTTTGGGCTCAACTGCGCTCTTGGTGCAGCCTTAATGCGCCCTTATATTGCCGAGCTAGCCCGTATTTGCGATGCGGCAGTGTCTTGCTATCCAAATGCAGGTTTACCTAACCCGATGAGTGACACAGGATTTGATGAGACTCCTGAAATTACTTCGGGGTTAGTAGATGGTTTTGCAAAGGATGGGCTTGTGAACCTAGTGGGTGGTTGTTGTGGCACCACGCCCGATCATATTCGCGCGATTGCGAATGCTGTTGCAAAACGTAAGCCGAGAGTTTTCTATCGCGAAGAGGCTGAAGAAGTATGA